A region of Mycobacteriales bacterium DNA encodes the following proteins:
- a CDS encoding RDD family protein produces the protein MTSPPRGDPTAPIPGATAGIGRRLGAFALDAVASDLIALLFGQVAWWNALVLFVEYVVLLGVGGQTLGMFASRIRVVPVAGGRLDLRWVLVRTVLLFLLVPAVIIDKSGRGLHDRASGTAVVRV, from the coding sequence GTGACCAGCCCGCCTCGAGGGGATCCGACTGCGCCGATCCCCGGTGCGACAGCCGGGATCGGCCGGCGGCTCGGGGCCTTCGCCCTGGACGCGGTGGCCAGCGACCTGATCGCACTGTTGTTCGGCCAGGTGGCGTGGTGGAACGCGCTGGTCCTGTTCGTCGAGTACGTAGTGCTGCTCGGCGTCGGGGGCCAGACCCTCGGGATGTTCGCCAGCCGGATCCGGGTCGTCCCGGTTGCCGGCGGGCGGCTCGACCTCCGCTGGGTGCTCGTGCGCACCGTGCTGCTGTTCCTGCTGGTCCCCGCGGTGATCATCGACAAGAGCGGACGCGGCCTGCACGACCGGGCCAGCGGAACCGCGGTCGTGCGGGTCTGA
- the glnA gene encoding type I glutamate--ammonia ligase produces the protein MFNDAGEVLGYIKKNDVQFIDVRFCDLPGVMQHFTFPTENFGESVFTDGLMFDGSSIRGFQQIHESDMLLLPDPSTAFMDPFRTHSTLVLNFFIHDPLTGEAYTRDPRNIARKAEAYLLGSGIADTSYFGPEAEFYIFDEIRYDTTPHSSYHYIDSVEAAWNTGREEPGGNKGYKPRYKGGYFPVPPTDHFTDLRSEMVRQLIACGIDVEMQHHEVGTAGQAEIDFRFDTLLKTADNLMVFKYVVKNVARAEGRTATFMPKPIFQDNGSGMHCHQSLWKDGNPLFYDEIGYAGLSDIARYYIGGLLRHAPALLAWTNPTTNSYRRLVPGYEAPVNLVYSQRNRSACCRIPITGSNPKAKRIEFRVPDPSCNPYLAFAAMLMAGLDGIRNKIEPPEPIDKDLYELPPDEHAAVPQVPGSLEAVLEALEADHEFLLEGGVFTQDAIDTWIEYKRANEVDPVRLRPHPYEFALYYDI, from the coding sequence ATGTTCAACGACGCCGGTGAGGTTCTCGGCTACATCAAGAAGAACGACGTGCAGTTCATCGACGTTCGATTCTGCGACCTGCCGGGGGTCATGCAGCACTTCACCTTCCCGACCGAGAACTTCGGCGAGTCGGTGTTCACCGACGGACTGATGTTCGACGGCTCGTCGATCCGGGGCTTCCAGCAGATCCACGAGTCCGACATGCTGCTGCTGCCGGACCCGTCGACCGCCTTCATGGACCCGTTCCGGACCCACTCGACGCTCGTTCTCAACTTCTTCATCCACGACCCGCTGACCGGCGAGGCCTACACCCGGGACCCGCGAAACATCGCCCGTAAGGCCGAGGCATACCTGCTCGGCAGCGGCATCGCCGACACGTCCTATTTCGGGCCCGAGGCGGAGTTCTACATCTTCGACGAAATCCGCTACGACACGACGCCGCACTCCTCGTACCACTACATCGACTCGGTCGAGGCGGCGTGGAATACCGGGCGGGAGGAGCCGGGCGGCAACAAGGGCTACAAGCCGCGCTACAAGGGCGGCTACTTCCCGGTGCCGCCGACCGACCATTTCACCGACCTTCGCTCGGAAATGGTTCGCCAGCTGATCGCCTGCGGCATCGACGTGGAGATGCAGCACCACGAGGTGGGGACCGCCGGCCAGGCTGAGATCGACTTCAGGTTCGACACCCTGCTGAAGACCGCGGACAACCTCATGGTCTTCAAGTACGTGGTCAAGAACGTGGCCCGGGCGGAGGGTCGGACGGCGACGTTCATGCCCAAGCCGATCTTCCAGGACAACGGCTCCGGCATGCACTGCCACCAGTCGCTGTGGAAGGACGGGAACCCTCTCTTCTACGACGAGATCGGCTACGCCGGGCTGTCCGACATCGCCCGCTACTACATCGGCGGGCTGCTCAGGCACGCCCCCGCCCTGCTGGCGTGGACGAACCCCACCACGAACTCCTACCGGCGCCTCGTGCCCGGCTACGAGGCACCGGTCAACCTCGTCTACTCACAGCGCAACCGGTCGGCCTGCTGTCGGATCCCGATCACCGGCTCGAACCCGAAGGCGAAGCGGATCGAGTTCCGGGTGCCGGACCCGTCCTGCAACCCCTACCTGGCATTTGCCGCGATGCTCATGGCCGGCCTGGACGGGATCCGCAACAAGATCGAGCCCCCGGAGCCGATCGACAAGGACCTCTACGAGCTGCCACCCGACGAGCACGCGGCGGTGCCGCAGGTGCCGGGCTCGCTCGAGGCGGTCCTGGAAGCCCTCGAGGCCGACCACGAGTTTCTCCTCGAAGG
- the lipA gene encoding lipoyl synthase has protein sequence MSDAGGRRLLRVEVRNSATPIERKPPWIKTRAAFGPEYTALTELVRREGLHTVCQEAGCPNIFECWEDREATFLIGGDACTRRCDFCQIDTGRPLPLDRDEPRRVAASVASMGLRYATVTGVARDDLPDGGAWLYAQTVREIHAAVPGCGVELLIPDFSGREGQLAEVFGSAPEVLAHNLETVPRLFREIRPGFRYERSLTVLRAAHDAGLVTKSNLILGLGETRAEIDAALADLRGVSCDLVTITQYLRPSPRHHPVARWVTPEEFDSIARTATDLGFAGVMSGPLVRSSYRAGRLYASASRTAASAVD, from the coding sequence ATGTCTGACGCCGGGGGGCGCCGGCTGCTCCGGGTGGAGGTCCGCAACAGCGCGACGCCGATCGAACGCAAACCGCCGTGGATCAAGACCCGGGCGGCCTTCGGACCGGAGTACACCGCGCTGACCGAGCTGGTCCGCCGGGAGGGGCTGCACACGGTCTGCCAGGAGGCCGGATGCCCGAACATCTTCGAGTGCTGGGAGGACCGCGAAGCCACCTTCCTGATCGGCGGCGACGCCTGCACCCGGCGCTGCGACTTCTGCCAGATCGACACCGGACGGCCGCTGCCGCTCGACCGCGACGAGCCGCGCCGGGTCGCCGCAAGCGTGGCCAGCATGGGTCTGCGATACGCGACAGTGACCGGGGTGGCCCGCGACGATCTTCCGGACGGCGGCGCGTGGCTGTACGCGCAGACGGTGCGCGAGATCCACGCCGCGGTTCCGGGATGCGGGGTCGAGCTGCTCATCCCGGACTTCTCCGGGCGCGAGGGGCAACTGGCCGAGGTATTCGGGTCCGCACCGGAGGTGCTGGCGCACAATCTCGAAACCGTGCCCCGGCTGTTCCGCGAGATCCGTCCCGGTTTCCGCTACGAACGTTCGTTGACGGTTCTGCGGGCCGCCCACGACGCCGGGCTGGTGACCAAGTCGAACCTCATCCTCGGTCTCGGCGAGACCCGGGCGGAGATCGACGCGGCGCTGGCCGACCTGCGCGGCGTCTCGTGCGACCTGGTCACGATCACCCAGTACCTGCGCCCGAGCCCGCGCCACCACCCGGTCGCCCGGTGGGTGACCCCGGAGGAGTTCGACTCGATCGCGCGAACCGCGACGGATCTCGGGTTCGCCGGCGTGATGAGCGGACCCCTGGTGCGCTCGTCCTACCGCGCCGGCCGGCTCTACGCGTCGGCGTCTCGCACGGCCGCGTCCGCCGTCGACTAA
- a CDS encoding DUF4191 domain-containing protein, with the protein MARTPPAGSPAAPDADKPKRLAQIRAVYKLAYARDRRLPLLLLGPGLGVLAVFVGVGVLIGHLVYLAILGVLTAVVLGTTIFGRRANAAVYAQVEGQPGAAAAILQSMRGDWRVTPAVAVTRNYEFVHRAIGRPGVLLVGEGAPARVRELLGQEKKRISRVAPETPIYDVSVGDADGQITLRKLQAHVAKLPRNLRPKQVDALEARLRALGAAGPPMPKGPLPRPGRMPRGRLR; encoded by the coding sequence ATGGCGCGCACCCCCCCGGCCGGCTCCCCCGCGGCCCCCGACGCGGACAAGCCCAAGCGGCTTGCGCAGATCCGGGCCGTGTACAAGCTGGCCTACGCCCGGGATCGGAGGCTGCCGCTGCTCCTGCTCGGCCCCGGGCTCGGCGTGCTGGCGGTCTTCGTCGGGGTCGGCGTGCTCATCGGCCACCTGGTCTACCTGGCGATCCTCGGGGTGCTGACCGCAGTCGTCCTCGGCACCACCATCTTCGGGCGACGGGCGAACGCGGCGGTGTACGCGCAGGTGGAGGGCCAGCCCGGCGCGGCGGCGGCCATCCTGCAGTCGATGCGCGGCGACTGGCGGGTCACCCCGGCGGTCGCGGTCACCCGCAACTACGAGTTCGTGCACCGCGCGATCGGGCGCCCCGGCGTCCTGCTCGTCGGGGAGGGCGCTCCGGCCCGGGTTCGGGAGCTGCTCGGGCAGGAGAAGAAACGGATCAGCCGGGTTGCCCCGGAGACCCCGATCTACGACGTGAGCGTGGGGGACGCCGACGGTCAGATCACCCTGCGCAAACTGCAGGCGCACGTCGCCAAGCTGCCCCGCAACCTGCGACCAAAGCAGGTCGACGCGCTGGAGGCCCGGCTGCGCGCGCTCGGGGCCGCGGGGCCGCCGATGCCGAAGGGGCCGCTACCGCGGCCCGGTCGGATGCCACGGGGCCGCCTGCGCTGA
- the lipB gene encoding lipoyl(octanoyl) transferase LipB, with translation MAELVCVHAGVVGYEAAWAWQRRLHEQRVAGEIPDTLLLLEHPPVYTAGRRTEAWERPADGTPVIDVDRGGRITWHGPGQLVGYPICKLPAFDVVAHVRRLERALIDSCAHFGLATGRVEGRSGVWVRDDGPDRKIAAIGVRVARGVSLHGFALNCDADLSGFDRIVPCGITDAGVTSLTRELGQTVGVGEARGVVEEKVAQAMAAEIRLEPAHV, from the coding sequence ATGGCCGAACTCGTCTGCGTGCACGCCGGGGTCGTCGGGTACGAGGCGGCGTGGGCCTGGCAGCGGCGGCTGCACGAGCAGCGTGTGGCCGGCGAGATCCCGGACACCCTGCTGCTCCTCGAGCACCCGCCGGTGTACACCGCCGGGCGACGCACCGAGGCCTGGGAGCGCCCGGCCGACGGGACCCCGGTGATCGACGTCGACCGGGGCGGGCGGATCACCTGGCACGGTCCCGGTCAGCTCGTCGGTTACCCGATCTGCAAGCTGCCGGCCTTCGACGTCGTCGCCCACGTACGGCGGCTCGAGCGGGCCCTGATCGACAGCTGCGCCCATTTCGGCCTGGCCACCGGGCGGGTCGAGGGTCGCAGCGGGGTATGGGTGCGCGACGACGGACCGGACCGCAAGATCGCCGCGATCGGCGTCCGGGTGGCCCGCGGGGTGAGCCTGCACGGCTTCGCGCTCAACTGCGACGCGGACCTCTCCGGGTTCGATCGGATCGTGCCGTGCGGCATCACCGATGCCGGGGTGACCAGCCTCACCCGGGAACTCGGCCAGACCGTCGGGGTGGGTGAGGCGCGGGGTGTCGTTGAAGAAAAAGTGGCGCAAGCCATGGCTGCGGAGATCCGACTCGAGCCGGCGCATGTCTGA